One genomic window of Micromonospora sp. WMMD1128 includes the following:
- a CDS encoding class I SAM-dependent methyltransferase, with protein sequence MAEPPTGASAHRAQAHGRHANHRSYHDGAQVDGYVDDPYHRVRRGVAARLVADGVTGGGPVLELGCGPRAMLDPAALSGPLVLADMAETALGTARRAAGGRALPVCLDATRGLPFRAGSFAGLLAGELIEHVYDPLALLRECHRVLAPDGLLVLTTPNLAPAQDRLAFLAGRAPRQVDPLHPYLWLHIRPFTASLLRRALRRAGFTPLAMRSNEVGWRLPGGRWVSSRWLARAAPGLGGSLICAARRRAAPPPPGNSA encoded by the coding sequence ATGGCCGAGCCGCCGACCGGGGCGTCCGCGCACCGCGCGCAGGCGCACGGCCGGCACGCCAACCACCGCAGCTACCACGACGGCGCGCAGGTCGACGGGTACGTCGACGACCCGTACCACCGGGTGCGCCGGGGCGTCGCGGCCCGGTTGGTGGCCGACGGGGTGACCGGCGGCGGGCCGGTGCTGGAGTTGGGCTGCGGGCCGCGCGCCATGCTCGACCCGGCAGCGCTGTCCGGCCCGCTCGTGCTCGCCGACATGGCCGAGACGGCGCTGGGCACGGCCCGGCGGGCGGCCGGCGGCCGGGCGCTGCCGGTCTGCCTGGACGCCACCCGCGGGCTGCCGTTCCGGGCGGGCAGCTTCGCCGGGTTGCTCGCCGGTGAGCTGATCGAGCACGTCTACGACCCGCTGGCGCTGCTGCGGGAGTGTCACCGGGTGCTGGCCCCGGACGGCCTGCTGGTGCTCACCACGCCGAACCTGGCCCCGGCGCAGGACCGGTTGGCGTTCCTCGCCGGGCGGGCACCGCGCCAGGTCGACCCGCTGCACCCCTACCTGTGGCTGCACATCCGCCCGTTCACCGCGTCGCTGCTGCGTCGGGCCTTGCGTCGGGCCGGGTTCACCCCGCTGGCGATGCGCTCCAACGAGGTCGGCTGGCGGCTGCCGGGCGGGCGGTGGGTCTCCTCGCGGTGGCTGGCCCGGGCGGCCCCGGGGCTCGGCGGATCGCTGATCTGCGCGGCCCGGCGGCGCGCCGCGCCGCCACCGCCCGGAAACAGCGCGTGA